A region of the Leucobacter komagatae genome:
GATTTACGCAGACTCAGACACGCTCGCAGACCTCGCGTTCGTCGTGCTCGACGAGGTGCACTACCTGGGAGACAGGTTCCGGGGCGCGGTCTGGGAAGAGATCATCCTGCACCTGCCGAAGAGTGTGCGACTCGTGTCGCTCTCGGCGACGGTGTCGAACGCTGAGGAGTTCGGCGACTGGATGCACGCCGTGCGCGGCGAAACCGACGTCGTGCTCTCGGAGAACCGGCCCGTGCCGCTGTACCAGCACGTGCTTACCCCGAAGGAGCTGCTGCCGCTCTTCGTCGATCGCGACGGCGAGCTCGCGCGTTCGGGCAAAGTGAACCCCGAGCTGCGCATGCTCGGAAACCGCGGCCGTGGCGGCGGCGGGGGCCGCGGGGGAGACCGCCGTCGCTCCCGGGGAGGGCCGCCGCAGCGGCGCACGCGTAGGATCTCGCGGGCTGACATCGCGCGCGCCCTCGACGAGACCCGGTTGCTCCCCGCAATCGTGTTCATCTTTAGCCGGAACGGCTGCGACCAGGCCGTGCGGCAGTGCCTCTACGAGGGGATCGCCCTCACGAACCGCGAGGAGCGCGAGGAGATTCGCCGCGTCGCGAACGGACTGCTCGCGACGCTGAGCGACGAGGATCGCCGGGTGCTTGAGACGCGTGAGTGGCTCGCGGGGCTCGAACGCGGCGTTGCCGCGCATCACGCGGGTCTGCTGCCGGGCTTCAAAGCGGTCGTGGAGCAGCTGTTCCAGCGGCGGCTCGTGAAGCTCGTGTTCGCGACGGAGACCCTCGCCCTCGGCATCAACATGCCCGCACGGGCGGTGGTCATTGAGCGGCTCGACAAGTTCAACGGTGAGCAGCGTGTGCCGCTCACCTCGGGTGAGTTCACCCAGCTCACGGGTCGCGCGGGCCGGCGCGGTATCGACGTTGAGGGCCACTCGGTGGTCGTGTGGAGCGACGGGGTCGACGTCGAAGAGCTCTCGCAGCTCGCCGGCACCCGCTCGTTCCCCGTGCGCTCAACGTTTAGGCCGACGGCGAACATGGCCGTCAACCTGTTGCAGCGCCTGAGCTACGACCAGGCCCGTGACACACTCGAACTCTCGTTCGCCCAGTTCCAGGCAGACAGGGCCGTCGTCGACCAGGCGCGCGAACTCCAGGCCGCGCAGTCTTCGCTCAAGGGCTACGAAGCCGCCGCCGCGCGTGCGCACGGCTCGGATAAGAAGCGCTGGGAGGATCGGGCGCGCAAGCTTCGCCGCCAGCTTGAGCGGGGCAGGCGCCAGGTTGCGAACCGCACCGGCACGATCGCGCGCACCTTTGAGCGGGTCGTGGAAGAGCTCCTTGAGCTCGGCTATCTCGAGGGCGACACCCGGCGGGGCGAACTCGTGGTCGCCCCCTACGGCGAGATGCTGCGCCGCATCTACGGCGACCGCGACCTTCTCGTTGCCGAGTGCATCCGCGATGATCTGTGGCGGGGCCTCGACGCGCACGGCCTGGCGGCCATGTGCTGCGCGCTGAGTTACGAACCGCGCCGCGATGACGAGGGCGGAGAACGTGGGCCGGGCGGCAAGTTTGCGCAGGCCTTCGACAGGGTGCTCGATCGCTGGGTCGCGCTCGACGACCTCGCTGAGCGGTACCGCCTGCCCCGCGCCGAGATGCCGCACGCTGGCCTCGCGGGCGCCATGTGGGACTGGGCGAAGGGTGCGACGCTTGAGCGGGTGCTCGAGTCGAGCGGTATCGGTGCGGGCGACTTCGTGCGCTGGGCGAAACAGACGATCGACATGCTCGACCAGGTGTCGCAGGCCTGCGAGGTTGCGCTCGCGCACCCCGACCTTGAGCACGAGTCGGCACGGTTTGCCCTGCTCGCCGGGTTCGCGCGAGACGCGAAGCGCTCGGTGAAGCGCGGCATCGTCGAAACGTCGAGCTCGTCGTGACCGCGCCCGCCCCTCGCCGCCTTCCGTGGTGGGCCGCGGTGCCCGCCGCGGGCCTCGGCGGCTTCCTGTTCGACCTCGCGAACCCCGGCGTTGCCGCCTGGCCGCTGGTCTTCCTCGCGGTGCCCCTCATGCTCGCGAGCTGGTGGCAACAGCGGCAGGGCGTCGCCCTGCTTGCCGGGCTCGCTGCGGGTGCGGGGTTCTGGCTCGCGCACCTGAGCTGGCTCACCCTCTACCTCGGGCCCGTACCCTGGCTCGGGCTCGCCACGGTGATGACCGCCTGGTTCGTGCTGCAGGGCTCGGCAACCGCCGTCGCTACGTCGGGCATCGCGCGCCTCGGGATGCGGCGGGTCGCATCGCTCGGTCGCTTCGCCAGCGCGTGGATCGTGCTCGCGCAGTCGCTTGCCGCGACGGGCGTCTGGGTGCTTCGCGAGGGCGTGCAGGGGAGCTGGCCGTACGGCGGGTTCCCGTGGGGGCGCGTGGCCCACGTGTTCGCCGAGACCCCGTTCGGTGCCCTCGCCTCATGGTTCGGCTTCGCGGGGCTCAGCGGGCTCATCGTGTTCGCGATGGCTGTTGTGATTGGCGCGTTCGGGCAGGCACCGTCGCAGGCACGGCTGCAGGCGCCCGCCTTCCGGCGGACAGCCGTGCGCGGATGCGCAGCGGCGGTTACCGTCGCGGGGGTGCTCACGGGGCTGAGCTTTGCGCCCCCCGCGCTGCTCGGGCAGACAGGTAGCCTGCGAGTCGGAGCGGTGCAGGGCAACTCGAAGTCAGGGATCTTTGACGACCGCGAGTCGGGCGACGTCTACGCCGACCACGTCCGCGCCACCGAGGAGATGCTCGATGAGCTCGAAGCCTCGGGGGACAGCGTCGACGTGATCGTGTGGCCTGAGAACTCCGCGGAGTTCGGGCTCACCGACAACCCGCTGCGCGGAAGAGAGGTAGCCCTCCTATCGAAGCGGGCCGGCGCGCCGATCGTCGCCGGATCCGTGCTCGCCAACGACGACGGCACCTACACGAACAGCTCGGTCGTGTGGGGCCCTGAGGGGCTCGTCGAGTCGGCGGCCGGCGCGCGCTACGACAAGCGGTTCCCCGTGCCGTTCGCCGAGTACATGCCGAACCGAGACTTTTTCCACGCGCTCGCGCCCGAGCTCGTCGACCTCGTGCAGCTCGAATATGAGCCCGGCGAGTACGAGCCGGTGCACGGCTTTGAAGCGCTCGGGCGTGAGGTTGTCGCAGGTGTCGCGATCTGTTTCGACATCATCTTCGATGACCAGGCCGAGCGGATGGCAGATGATGGCGCCGAGGTGATCTTCGCGCCGACGAACAACGCAGACTTTGGGCGCACCGACGAGAGCGTCCAGCAACTGCAGATCGCTCGCCTGCGGGCGATCGAGTCGGGCCGGGCGCTCGTGAACATCTCGACGGTGGGCACGAGCCGGATCATCGCGCCAGACGGCAGCGACATCGCCGGGCTCGAACCGTTCACTCGCGATGCGATGGTCGCTTCGGTTCCGCTCGTTGAGGGGAAGACGCCGGCGCTGCGGTTTGGGGCCGGGATTGCGTTCGCGTGGATGGCGCTCGGTGTCGCTGGAATCGCGGCCGGGGTGCTGGGCAGGCAGCGCCGAACACGCTAGCACGTCGAGGCCGTGGCCTGACGCCTACGAGTCGGTCGTGCCGCGCCTCGCACGGAGCAGCTTCAGTCGCTCCGCGAGCAGCTCCTCAAGCTCCTCGCGGGTACGCCGCTCGATGAGCATGTCCCACGGGGTGCGCTGCGCAGACTCCTTCGCCTCAAGCTCGGCACGGGCGGTGCGGCCGGCTTCGTCGTCGAGAAACCCGATCTCGCCGCTGCGCTGGTCGACCCACTCTGGCGGCGGCTCGGCGTCAGCGTCAAACAAGACGGAGAACGCCACGCCCTTATCGGTGATGTACTCGACTCTGCGCCTGGCTGACAGCTCGACGCCTGTCTCGCCCTGCAAGCTTGTCGAACCAATGCGTGAGCCCTTGAGTGTTCGATCGGCCATTGAAGCCTCCCTCGCCTTCGGCGGCGCTGGGTGAGTGTGTGGGGGTGACTCTGCCGCCGACTTCTTCGCAGCGTATCGCGATTTCGTCGCCGAGTACACCCTCTTTCGCTGAACGCGAGTTTGCGCTGGGGCCTCGGGACGCCGCGAAGGTCGCGCCCCCGCGCGAGGCATACTCGCCGCACCGGCCTCGTGGACTACGCTTGGTGACGTTCAAATACCAATCGACTCGCACCCTGAGGGAATCACACTGTGACTGAGACCGTAGCCACTCCACCGCTTGCAGCCAAGAGCCTTGAAGGCCGTCGGGCACTCGTGACGGGATCTTCCCGCGGTGTCGGCGCCGACACTGTTCGCTACTTCGCCGAGGCAGGTGCCGACGTCGTCGTGAACTTCCGCAACAAGGCTCCCCGCGCTGAGAAGCTCGGCGAGCAGCTCCGCGAGCTCGGCGTCCGCGCACTCGTGCAGGGTGCGGACCTCACCGACCAGGCCTCGGTTGACGGCATGATGGAGGCGATCCGTGCCGAGTACGGCGGGCTCGACATCCTCGTGCTCAACGCCTCGGGCGGGATGGAGTCGGGCATGGCCGAGGACTACGCGCTTCAGCTCAACCGCGACGCTCAGCTGCGGGTGCTCGACGCGGCGCTGCCCCTCATGGGAGAGGGCTCGCGCGTCGTCTTCGTGACGAGCCACCAGGCGCACTTCATTCGGACGACGCCGACCATGCCCGAGTACGAAGCGGTAGCGCTGTCGAAGCGCGCGGGTGAGGATGCGCTGCGTGAGCGCATCCCCGCGCTTGCCGAGCGCGGCGTCGAGTTCGTTGTTGTCTCTGGCGACATGATCGAGGGGACCGTTACTGCGACCCTGCTCAACCGCATGAACCCGGGCGCGATCGAGGAGCGCCGCGAGCAGGCGGGCAAGCTGTACAACGTGGCCGAGTTCGCCGCCGAGGTCGCGCGCGCCGCGGTCGACGAGGTGCCGGCAGACAACACCCGCCTTGTCGGAGACGTCTCGAGCTTCGGGGCCTAGTCCGGCCGGTTCGCGGCCGATCGGCCGCAACCC
Encoded here:
- a CDS encoding DEAD/DEAH box helicase, producing MNETALAHFESRLEYPLDPFQRNACERLEAGRSVLVAVPTGSGKTTVAEFAVYLARRERDAKIFYTAPIKALSNQKFHELCEEYGEDEVGLLTGDVNIRGNAPIVVMTTEVLRNMIYADSDTLADLAFVVLDEVHYLGDRFRGAVWEEIILHLPKSVRLVSLSATVSNAEEFGDWMHAVRGETDVVLSENRPVPLYQHVLTPKELLPLFVDRDGELARSGKVNPELRMLGNRGRGGGGGRGGDRRRSRGGPPQRRTRRISRADIARALDETRLLPAIVFIFSRNGCDQAVRQCLYEGIALTNREEREEIRRVANGLLATLSDEDRRVLETREWLAGLERGVAAHHAGLLPGFKAVVEQLFQRRLVKLVFATETLALGINMPARAVVIERLDKFNGEQRVPLTSGEFTQLTGRAGRRGIDVEGHSVVVWSDGVDVEELSQLAGTRSFPVRSTFRPTANMAVNLLQRLSYDQARDTLELSFAQFQADRAVVDQARELQAAQSSLKGYEAAAARAHGSDKKRWEDRARKLRRQLERGRRQVANRTGTIARTFERVVEELLELGYLEGDTRRGELVVAPYGEMLRRIYGDRDLLVAECIRDDLWRGLDAHGLAAMCCALSYEPRRDDEGGERGPGGKFAQAFDRVLDRWVALDDLAERYRLPRAEMPHAGLAGAMWDWAKGATLERVLESSGIGAGDFVRWAKQTIDMLDQVSQACEVALAHPDLEHESARFALLAGFARDAKRSVKRGIVETSSSS
- the lnt gene encoding apolipoprotein N-acyltransferase, coding for MTAPAPRRLPWWAAVPAAGLGGFLFDLANPGVAAWPLVFLAVPLMLASWWQQRQGVALLAGLAAGAGFWLAHLSWLTLYLGPVPWLGLATVMTAWFVLQGSATAVATSGIARLGMRRVASLGRFASAWIVLAQSLAATGVWVLREGVQGSWPYGGFPWGRVAHVFAETPFGALASWFGFAGLSGLIVFAMAVVIGAFGQAPSQARLQAPAFRRTAVRGCAAAVTVAGVLTGLSFAPPALLGQTGSLRVGAVQGNSKSGIFDDRESGDVYADHVRATEEMLDELEASGDSVDVIVWPENSAEFGLTDNPLRGREVALLSKRAGAPIVAGSVLANDDGTYTNSSVVWGPEGLVESAAGARYDKRFPVPFAEYMPNRDFFHALAPELVDLVQLEYEPGEYEPVHGFEALGREVVAGVAICFDIIFDDQAERMADDGAEVIFAPTNNADFGRTDESVQQLQIARLRAIESGRALVNISTVGTSRIIAPDGSDIAGLEPFTRDAMVASVPLVEGKTPALRFGAGIAFAWMALGVAGIAAGVLGRQRRTR
- a CDS encoding RNA polymerase-binding protein RbpA, encoding MADRTLKGSRIGSTSLQGETGVELSARRRVEYITDKGVAFSVLFDADAEPPPEWVDQRSGEIGFLDDEAGRTARAELEAKESAQRTPWDMLIERRTREELEELLAERLKLLRARRGTTDS
- a CDS encoding SDR family oxidoreductase; its protein translation is MTETVATPPLAAKSLEGRRALVTGSSRGVGADTVRYFAEAGADVVVNFRNKAPRAEKLGEQLRELGVRALVQGADLTDQASVDGMMEAIRAEYGGLDILVLNASGGMESGMAEDYALQLNRDAQLRVLDAALPLMGEGSRVVFVTSHQAHFIRTTPTMPEYEAVALSKRAGEDALRERIPALAERGVEFVVVSGDMIEGTVTATLLNRMNPGAIEERREQAGKLYNVAEFAAEVARAAVDEVPADNTRLVGDVSSFGA